In Accipiter gentilis chromosome 21, bAccGen1.1, whole genome shotgun sequence, one DNA window encodes the following:
- the NFKBIZ gene encoding NF-kappa-B inhibitor zeta isoform X2: MIVESSRDAAPDGGDGGGALSSPINLAYFYGASPHSSEGSCSPAHSAPGSPGSDSDLSVSSRGGGRRDPRGGARPALQVEQHMGGGKQHRGPFQGVRVKNSVKELLLHFRSSKQMSSGSAAEEGKAQGALVNYEQYTELKSILGHSGKRKAPELLSDGPSFKRQANVHPHLLTPPQTPTSMDNMEETHKNDPKHDSSSDLLQNIINIKNESSPVSLNTVQVSWLHNVSSHSSPGEQYQDSPGTQAFSPSQKYQAFQDHTSQHVLDPPQHYQFPPSQNQDLSQSYPSDASLEYRPFAANDQSPGYQQNAFESHELQYCPSQSFSSLLNDSEGSESISAPLQPLPSAHPQADVGSHAPSFSLLSSNICGGLERSVSLATLNVSLPDQNIARSTAQLGKSFFQWQVEQEENKLANISQDQFLAKDSDGDTFLHIAVAQGRRALSYVLARKMAALHMLDIKEHNGQSAFQVAVAANQHLIVQDLVSLGAQVNTTDCWGRTPLHVCAEKGHAQVLQAIQKGAMGSNQYVDLEATNYDGLTALHCAVLAHNAVLHELQNSQPPHSPEVQELLLRNKSLVETIKTLIQMGASVEAKDRKSGRSALHLAAEEANLELIRLFLELPNCLSFVNAKAYNGNTALHVAASLQYRVSQLDAVRLLMRKGADPSARNLENEQPVHLVPDGLVGEQIRRILKGKAIQQRVSPF, from the exons ATGATCGTGGAGAGCAGCCGGGACGCGGCGCCCGatggcggcgacggcggcggcgccCTCAGCAGCCCCATCAACCTCGCCTACTTCTACGGGGCCTCGCCCCACTCCAGCGAGGGCAGCTGCTCGCCGGCGCACTCCGCCCCGGGCTCGCCGGGCTCCGACTCGGACCTCTCGGTGAgcagccgcggcggcggccggagggaCCCCCGGggcggcgcccgccccgcgcTGCAAG TTGAACAGCACATGGGGGGAGGCAAGCAGCACAGAGGCCCTTTCCAGGGGGTCCGCGTGAAGAATTCCGTGAAGGAGCTCCTGCTGCACTTCAGGAGCAGCAAACAGATGTCCTCGGGCTCCGCCGCGGAGGAAGGCAAG gcacaAGGAGCATTGGTGAACTACGAGCAGTACACAG agctgaagaGCATACTAGGTCACAGTGGCAAAAGAAAGGCTCCTGAGCTCCTTTCTGATGGACCTTCTTTCAAACGCCAAGCTAATGTTCACCCACACCTCCTG acgCCACCCCAGACACCAACTTCTATGGATAACATGGAGGAGACTCATAAAAACGACCCAAAGCACGACAGCAGTTCTGATCTGCTTCAGAACATTATAAACATCAAGAATGAGTCGAGCCCTGTTTCTCTGAACACGGTGCAGGTTAGCTGGTTGCACAATGTCTCCAGTCACAGCTCGCCTGGCGAGCAGTACCAGGACAGCCCGGGAACACAGGCTTTCTCCCCGTCCCAGAAGTACCAAGCATTCCAAGATCACACTTCCCAGCATGTGCTTGATCCACCACAGCATTACCAGTTCCCTCCATCCCAGAACCAAGATTTGTCGCAGAGCTATCCTTCGGACGCCTCCCTGGAGTACAGGCCGTTTGCTGCCAACGACCAGTCTCCTGGCTACCAGCAGAATGCATTTGAGAGCCATGAACTGCAGTACTGCCCGTCGCAGAGCTTCTCCTCCCTCTTGAACGACTCTGAAGGCTCGGAGAGCatctctgctcccctccagccaCTGCCCAGTGCCCACCCACAGGCCGATGTTGGCTCCCACGCTCCGAGTTTCAGCTTGCTTTCCAGTAACATCTGTGGTGGTCTGGAGCGCAGCGTCTCTTTGGCTACTTTGAATGTCTCTCTGCCTGACCAAAACATCGCCAGAAGCACGGCGCAGCTGGGCAAGTCGTTTTTTCAATGGCAAGTggagcaggaggaaaacaaacTGGCTAACATCTCTCAAGACCAGTTCCTTGCAAAAGACTCGGATGGAGACAC CTTCCTTCACATTGCTGTTGCGCAGGGCCGACGAGCACTCTCCTATGTTCTTGCAAGGAAGATGGCTGCCCTGCACATGCTGGATATTAAGGAGCACAATGGCCAG AGTGCTTTCCAGGTTGCTGTGGCTGCCaatcagcatctcattgtgcagGACTTGGTTAGCTTGGGGGCTCAAGTCAACACCACAGACTGCTGGGGTAGGACGCCGTTGCATGTTTGCGCTGAGaaggggcatgcccaggtccttcAG GCAATTCAAAAGGGAGCCATGGGAAGCAATCAGTATGTGGACCTTGAGGCAACAAACTATGATG GTTTGACGGCATTGCACTGTGCTGTTCTGGCTCATAATGCTGTGCTGCATGAACTGCAAAACAGCCAGCCACCTCACTCCCCTGAGGTCCAGGAGCTGCTTCTGAGAAACAAGAGCCTGGTAGAAACCATCAAGACTCTGATACAAATGGGAGCCTCTGTTGAAGCAAAA GATCGTAAAAGTGGTCGCTCAGCTTTACATTTGGCAGCAGAAGAGGCAAACCTGGAGCTCATTCGTCTCTTTTTGGAGCTGCCCAACTGTCTCTCTTTTGTTAACGCAAAG gcttacAATGGCAACACTGCACTCCATGTGGCTGCCAGCCTGCAGTATCGCGTGAGTCAGTTGGATGCTGTGCGCTTGCTAATGCGAAAAGGAGCTGATCCAAGTGCCAGAAACTTGGAGAATGAGCAGCCAGTTCATCTGGTTCCTGATGGCCTTGTGGGAGaacag atAAGACGTATCCTAAAAGGGAAGGCGATTCAGCAGAGAGTGTCGCCATTTTAA
- the NFKBIZ gene encoding NF-kappa-B inhibitor zeta isoform X1, whose amino-acid sequence MIVESSRDAAPDGGDGGGALSSPINLAYFYGASPHSSEGSCSPAHSAPGSPGSDSDLSVSSRGGGRRDPRGGARPALQVEQHMGGGKQHRGPFQGVRVKNSVKELLLHFRSSKQMSSGSAAEEGKAQGALVNYEQYTAELKSILGHSGKRKAPELLSDGPSFKRQANVHPHLLTPPQTPTSMDNMEETHKNDPKHDSSSDLLQNIINIKNESSPVSLNTVQVSWLHNVSSHSSPGEQYQDSPGTQAFSPSQKYQAFQDHTSQHVLDPPQHYQFPPSQNQDLSQSYPSDASLEYRPFAANDQSPGYQQNAFESHELQYCPSQSFSSLLNDSEGSESISAPLQPLPSAHPQADVGSHAPSFSLLSSNICGGLERSVSLATLNVSLPDQNIARSTAQLGKSFFQWQVEQEENKLANISQDQFLAKDSDGDTFLHIAVAQGRRALSYVLARKMAALHMLDIKEHNGQSAFQVAVAANQHLIVQDLVSLGAQVNTTDCWGRTPLHVCAEKGHAQVLQAIQKGAMGSNQYVDLEATNYDGLTALHCAVLAHNAVLHELQNSQPPHSPEVQELLLRNKSLVETIKTLIQMGASVEAKDRKSGRSALHLAAEEANLELIRLFLELPNCLSFVNAKAYNGNTALHVAASLQYRVSQLDAVRLLMRKGADPSARNLENEQPVHLVPDGLVGEQIRRILKGKAIQQRVSPF is encoded by the exons ATGATCGTGGAGAGCAGCCGGGACGCGGCGCCCGatggcggcgacggcggcggcgccCTCAGCAGCCCCATCAACCTCGCCTACTTCTACGGGGCCTCGCCCCACTCCAGCGAGGGCAGCTGCTCGCCGGCGCACTCCGCCCCGGGCTCGCCGGGCTCCGACTCGGACCTCTCGGTGAgcagccgcggcggcggccggagggaCCCCCGGggcggcgcccgccccgcgcTGCAAG TTGAACAGCACATGGGGGGAGGCAAGCAGCACAGAGGCCCTTTCCAGGGGGTCCGCGTGAAGAATTCCGTGAAGGAGCTCCTGCTGCACTTCAGGAGCAGCAAACAGATGTCCTCGGGCTCCGCCGCGGAGGAAGGCAAG gcacaAGGAGCATTGGTGAACTACGAGCAGTACACAG cagagctgaagaGCATACTAGGTCACAGTGGCAAAAGAAAGGCTCCTGAGCTCCTTTCTGATGGACCTTCTTTCAAACGCCAAGCTAATGTTCACCCACACCTCCTG acgCCACCCCAGACACCAACTTCTATGGATAACATGGAGGAGACTCATAAAAACGACCCAAAGCACGACAGCAGTTCTGATCTGCTTCAGAACATTATAAACATCAAGAATGAGTCGAGCCCTGTTTCTCTGAACACGGTGCAGGTTAGCTGGTTGCACAATGTCTCCAGTCACAGCTCGCCTGGCGAGCAGTACCAGGACAGCCCGGGAACACAGGCTTTCTCCCCGTCCCAGAAGTACCAAGCATTCCAAGATCACACTTCCCAGCATGTGCTTGATCCACCACAGCATTACCAGTTCCCTCCATCCCAGAACCAAGATTTGTCGCAGAGCTATCCTTCGGACGCCTCCCTGGAGTACAGGCCGTTTGCTGCCAACGACCAGTCTCCTGGCTACCAGCAGAATGCATTTGAGAGCCATGAACTGCAGTACTGCCCGTCGCAGAGCTTCTCCTCCCTCTTGAACGACTCTGAAGGCTCGGAGAGCatctctgctcccctccagccaCTGCCCAGTGCCCACCCACAGGCCGATGTTGGCTCCCACGCTCCGAGTTTCAGCTTGCTTTCCAGTAACATCTGTGGTGGTCTGGAGCGCAGCGTCTCTTTGGCTACTTTGAATGTCTCTCTGCCTGACCAAAACATCGCCAGAAGCACGGCGCAGCTGGGCAAGTCGTTTTTTCAATGGCAAGTggagcaggaggaaaacaaacTGGCTAACATCTCTCAAGACCAGTTCCTTGCAAAAGACTCGGATGGAGACAC CTTCCTTCACATTGCTGTTGCGCAGGGCCGACGAGCACTCTCCTATGTTCTTGCAAGGAAGATGGCTGCCCTGCACATGCTGGATATTAAGGAGCACAATGGCCAG AGTGCTTTCCAGGTTGCTGTGGCTGCCaatcagcatctcattgtgcagGACTTGGTTAGCTTGGGGGCTCAAGTCAACACCACAGACTGCTGGGGTAGGACGCCGTTGCATGTTTGCGCTGAGaaggggcatgcccaggtccttcAG GCAATTCAAAAGGGAGCCATGGGAAGCAATCAGTATGTGGACCTTGAGGCAACAAACTATGATG GTTTGACGGCATTGCACTGTGCTGTTCTGGCTCATAATGCTGTGCTGCATGAACTGCAAAACAGCCAGCCACCTCACTCCCCTGAGGTCCAGGAGCTGCTTCTGAGAAACAAGAGCCTGGTAGAAACCATCAAGACTCTGATACAAATGGGAGCCTCTGTTGAAGCAAAA GATCGTAAAAGTGGTCGCTCAGCTTTACATTTGGCAGCAGAAGAGGCAAACCTGGAGCTCATTCGTCTCTTTTTGGAGCTGCCCAACTGTCTCTCTTTTGTTAACGCAAAG gcttacAATGGCAACACTGCACTCCATGTGGCTGCCAGCCTGCAGTATCGCGTGAGTCAGTTGGATGCTGTGCGCTTGCTAATGCGAAAAGGAGCTGATCCAAGTGCCAGAAACTTGGAGAATGAGCAGCCAGTTCATCTGGTTCCTGATGGCCTTGTGGGAGaacag atAAGACGTATCCTAAAAGGGAAGGCGATTCAGCAGAGAGTGTCGCCATTTTAA
- the NFKBIZ gene encoding NF-kappa-B inhibitor zeta isoform X3 has product MGGGKQHRGPFQGVRVKNSVKELLLHFRSSKQMSSGSAAEEGKAQGALVNYEQYTAELKSILGHSGKRKAPELLSDGPSFKRQANVHPHLLTPPQTPTSMDNMEETHKNDPKHDSSSDLLQNIINIKNESSPVSLNTVQVSWLHNVSSHSSPGEQYQDSPGTQAFSPSQKYQAFQDHTSQHVLDPPQHYQFPPSQNQDLSQSYPSDASLEYRPFAANDQSPGYQQNAFESHELQYCPSQSFSSLLNDSEGSESISAPLQPLPSAHPQADVGSHAPSFSLLSSNICGGLERSVSLATLNVSLPDQNIARSTAQLGKSFFQWQVEQEENKLANISQDQFLAKDSDGDTFLHIAVAQGRRALSYVLARKMAALHMLDIKEHNGQSAFQVAVAANQHLIVQDLVSLGAQVNTTDCWGRTPLHVCAEKGHAQVLQAIQKGAMGSNQYVDLEATNYDGLTALHCAVLAHNAVLHELQNSQPPHSPEVQELLLRNKSLVETIKTLIQMGASVEAKDRKSGRSALHLAAEEANLELIRLFLELPNCLSFVNAKAYNGNTALHVAASLQYRVSQLDAVRLLMRKGADPSARNLENEQPVHLVPDGLVGEQIRRILKGKAIQQRVSPF; this is encoded by the exons ATGGGGGGAGGCAAGCAGCACAGAGGCCCTTTCCAGGGGGTCCGCGTGAAGAATTCCGTGAAGGAGCTCCTGCTGCACTTCAGGAGCAGCAAACAGATGTCCTCGGGCTCCGCCGCGGAGGAAGGCAAG gcacaAGGAGCATTGGTGAACTACGAGCAGTACACAG cagagctgaagaGCATACTAGGTCACAGTGGCAAAAGAAAGGCTCCTGAGCTCCTTTCTGATGGACCTTCTTTCAAACGCCAAGCTAATGTTCACCCACACCTCCTG acgCCACCCCAGACACCAACTTCTATGGATAACATGGAGGAGACTCATAAAAACGACCCAAAGCACGACAGCAGTTCTGATCTGCTTCAGAACATTATAAACATCAAGAATGAGTCGAGCCCTGTTTCTCTGAACACGGTGCAGGTTAGCTGGTTGCACAATGTCTCCAGTCACAGCTCGCCTGGCGAGCAGTACCAGGACAGCCCGGGAACACAGGCTTTCTCCCCGTCCCAGAAGTACCAAGCATTCCAAGATCACACTTCCCAGCATGTGCTTGATCCACCACAGCATTACCAGTTCCCTCCATCCCAGAACCAAGATTTGTCGCAGAGCTATCCTTCGGACGCCTCCCTGGAGTACAGGCCGTTTGCTGCCAACGACCAGTCTCCTGGCTACCAGCAGAATGCATTTGAGAGCCATGAACTGCAGTACTGCCCGTCGCAGAGCTTCTCCTCCCTCTTGAACGACTCTGAAGGCTCGGAGAGCatctctgctcccctccagccaCTGCCCAGTGCCCACCCACAGGCCGATGTTGGCTCCCACGCTCCGAGTTTCAGCTTGCTTTCCAGTAACATCTGTGGTGGTCTGGAGCGCAGCGTCTCTTTGGCTACTTTGAATGTCTCTCTGCCTGACCAAAACATCGCCAGAAGCACGGCGCAGCTGGGCAAGTCGTTTTTTCAATGGCAAGTggagcaggaggaaaacaaacTGGCTAACATCTCTCAAGACCAGTTCCTTGCAAAAGACTCGGATGGAGACAC CTTCCTTCACATTGCTGTTGCGCAGGGCCGACGAGCACTCTCCTATGTTCTTGCAAGGAAGATGGCTGCCCTGCACATGCTGGATATTAAGGAGCACAATGGCCAG AGTGCTTTCCAGGTTGCTGTGGCTGCCaatcagcatctcattgtgcagGACTTGGTTAGCTTGGGGGCTCAAGTCAACACCACAGACTGCTGGGGTAGGACGCCGTTGCATGTTTGCGCTGAGaaggggcatgcccaggtccttcAG GCAATTCAAAAGGGAGCCATGGGAAGCAATCAGTATGTGGACCTTGAGGCAACAAACTATGATG GTTTGACGGCATTGCACTGTGCTGTTCTGGCTCATAATGCTGTGCTGCATGAACTGCAAAACAGCCAGCCACCTCACTCCCCTGAGGTCCAGGAGCTGCTTCTGAGAAACAAGAGCCTGGTAGAAACCATCAAGACTCTGATACAAATGGGAGCCTCTGTTGAAGCAAAA GATCGTAAAAGTGGTCGCTCAGCTTTACATTTGGCAGCAGAAGAGGCAAACCTGGAGCTCATTCGTCTCTTTTTGGAGCTGCCCAACTGTCTCTCTTTTGTTAACGCAAAG gcttacAATGGCAACACTGCACTCCATGTGGCTGCCAGCCTGCAGTATCGCGTGAGTCAGTTGGATGCTGTGCGCTTGCTAATGCGAAAAGGAGCTGATCCAAGTGCCAGAAACTTGGAGAATGAGCAGCCAGTTCATCTGGTTCCTGATGGCCTTGTGGGAGaacag atAAGACGTATCCTAAAAGGGAAGGCGATTCAGCAGAGAGTGTCGCCATTTTAA